The following coding sequences are from one Granulicella sp. L56 window:
- a CDS encoding winged helix-turn-helix domain-containing protein: MTFGLFEVDLKAGELWKAGYRVKLQGLPFKVLSVLLENAGEVVTREELQNSIWGPDVIVDFEHSLSNAIKKLREALGDSADNPRFIETLSRRGFRFIAPVGFAETRPQSASNSTIEIAVIPVAENQSSASAAALQPENSPSARSWRRYIVPILSFGLGSLLVGAAIQSWNARQPHETLYHISQITQDGTIYSPMDTLLGTLSAFVTDGTHLFTPSNENGGVVLSQISMATGERQVLPLPSELGVPEIEDISPDGTKLLVRSNLAAASLQPLWIVPIDGGSASRVSDVLAQDATWMPDGKNILYTSGNQLAVVSLENGRSTAFATVAGRAFWPRWSPDGKLLRFTIIDTVNHTSSLWEISGDGRVARPLLKNWSVSPHECCGVWTADGKLFVFEATRDGHADLWKVNAPLDSSPVRVTNGPLNYKAPAPGRNGEQIFFIGKDVQSRLDRYDSERKEYVPLQGFLANASHVRFSRDGQWVAWVDSNSRLWRARINGTDKLLLTPASMEVFMAAWSPDGTQLAVMSRGAGQPWQIYTVNADGGNPERLLQKNQNLGDPSFSPDGKYIVFGMVPELMEQANVTSSLEIIELSTHRITEVPHSEGLFSPRWSPDGRFIAAVAWDQTKVTLYDTQSQIWKTLAITSAANPVWSRDSKALYIHAYLEEETKPIYRVSVPSGQMTKIASLSNFPVGSNITNVEFSGITPDDAPLVHTEISSGNLYTLDFKSR, translated from the coding sequence ATGACCTTTGGGCTTTTCGAAGTTGACCTGAAAGCTGGTGAGCTTTGGAAGGCAGGCTATCGTGTCAAATTGCAGGGCTTACCTTTCAAAGTCCTCTCTGTCCTGCTTGAGAATGCGGGTGAGGTTGTCACTCGAGAGGAACTCCAGAATTCTATTTGGGGACCTGATGTAATTGTTGATTTCGAGCATTCGCTCTCCAACGCTATCAAGAAACTGCGAGAGGCCCTGGGAGACTCCGCTGATAATCCCCGCTTCATTGAGACCCTGTCGCGTCGAGGATTTCGTTTTATCGCTCCGGTGGGTTTCGCCGAGACGCGGCCTCAAAGTGCTTCTAACTCGACCATCGAGATTGCGGTTATTCCTGTCGCCGAAAATCAATCGAGCGCGAGTGCAGCGGCCCTTCAGCCCGAAAACTCTCCGAGCGCTCGAAGTTGGCGTAGGTATATAGTACCGATACTTTCTTTCGGGTTAGGAAGTCTGCTCGTTGGAGCCGCAATTCAAAGCTGGAACGCGCGCCAGCCCCATGAGACGCTGTATCACATATCCCAAATCACGCAGGATGGCACGATCTATTCTCCGATGGATACTTTACTTGGGACGCTGTCGGCCTTTGTGACGGATGGAACTCATCTGTTTACGCCTTCCAACGAAAATGGGGGAGTTGTGCTGTCGCAGATCTCAATGGCGACGGGCGAGAGACAGGTCCTCCCGCTTCCGAGCGAGCTCGGGGTTCCAGAGATTGAGGACATTTCCCCAGATGGCACCAAGCTGCTTGTGCGAAGTAATCTGGCGGCAGCGTCTTTACAGCCGCTGTGGATCGTTCCTATCGATGGCGGCTCAGCTTCCAGAGTTTCAGACGTTCTAGCCCAAGATGCAACCTGGATGCCGGACGGAAAGAATATTTTATACACTTCCGGGAACCAGCTTGCCGTAGTTTCTCTAGAGAATGGAAGATCGACAGCCTTCGCGACTGTAGCAGGCCGCGCCTTCTGGCCGCGTTGGTCTCCGGATGGGAAATTGCTCCGATTTACTATTATCGACACCGTAAATCACACTTCCTCGCTCTGGGAAATCTCCGGAGATGGACGCGTTGCGCGTCCATTATTGAAAAACTGGAGCGTATCTCCGCATGAGTGTTGTGGAGTCTGGACTGCCGATGGGAAACTTTTTGTCTTTGAGGCGACCAGAGACGGCCATGCAGATCTCTGGAAAGTGAACGCGCCCCTTGATTCGAGTCCGGTTCGAGTCACGAATGGACCTCTTAATTACAAAGCTCCGGCACCCGGTCGCAATGGGGAACAAATCTTCTTTATAGGGAAAGACGTGCAATCGAGATTGGACCGGTATGATTCGGAACGAAAGGAGTATGTTCCACTCCAAGGGTTTCTCGCCAATGCCTCCCATGTAAGGTTTTCGCGCGACGGCCAATGGGTCGCGTGGGTGGACTCAAATAGTCGCTTGTGGAGAGCGCGAATCAATGGAACGGACAAGCTTCTGCTTACTCCAGCTTCAATGGAGGTTTTTATGGCGGCATGGTCACCAGACGGTACGCAACTCGCTGTGATGTCTCGTGGTGCAGGGCAACCCTGGCAAATCTACACAGTCAATGCGGATGGCGGCAACCCGGAACGCCTGTTGCAGAAGAACCAGAACCTTGGAGACCCTTCCTTCTCCCCGGATGGAAAATATATCGTCTTCGGAATGGTTCCTGAATTGATGGAGCAGGCGAATGTTACCAGTTCGCTTGAAATAATAGAACTATCAACACATCGCATCACAGAGGTACCTCACTCTGAAGGTCTATTCAGTCCAAGATGGTCTCCTGACGGTCGTTTCATCGCAGCGGTGGCGTGGGATCAGACGAAAGTAACGCTATATGACACGCAATCGCAAATTTGGAAGACCCTTGCGATAACCTCAGCTGCCAATCCGGTCTGGTCAAGGGACAGCAAAGCGCTTTACATTCATGCTTATTTGGAGGAGGAGACAAAGCCGATCTATCGAGTGAGCGTTCCGTCCGGACAAATGACGAAGATCGCCAGTCTCAGCAACTTCCCCGTCGGCAGTAATATTACTAACGTTGAATTTTCTGGAATCACGCCTGACGACGCTCCTCTTGTGCATACTGAAATTTCAAGCGGCAATCTATACACCCTGGATTTCAAGTCGAGATAA
- a CDS encoding glycoside hydrolase family 28 protein, with protein MDTRRRNLLKLSPLAIAAAATTVGRTALAESPAVAAAEGMFNVRTYGATGDGKTVDTPAVNRAIEAAAAKGGGMVLFPAGTYVCFTIHLRSNVDLCLSQGCTILAADSPKPHETTGYQGGTYDPAGPAQPWEAYQDYGHNHWPNSLFYGENIHDFSITGPGLIHGKGLSHGTATSRPGYTDFVAEQPGVGDKAIALKNCHNVLLRDFSVLHGGHFALLATGVDTLTLDNLLIDTERDGFDIDCCHNVRVSNCTVNSPNDDGICPKSSYALGYARTTENVTIANCFVTGAYVLGSLIDGTWKKSARGRGNGRIKCGTESNGGFRNIAISNCVLEGSEGIAIETADGALVEDIAISNITLRDTGDAPIFLRLNRRNRGPAETMRPGALRRVLISNLVSYNSSSIAAPILSGIPNNLIEDVKINNCYFANTGLPTTLGSGANVKPFPDWHTIQVPEIEEAYPDPRRFGPTPSKGLFIRHLKNLELSHVEFASSAPDPRPALWLEDVHRADFFAVTAPPQPNFVLRNVTDLRILWSRAAKDTTIEQAATQTV; from the coding sequence ATGGATACACGCCGTCGGAATTTGCTCAAATTATCGCCGCTCGCTATAGCGGCTGCCGCGACCACCGTTGGACGCACCGCGCTCGCTGAATCTCCCGCAGTTGCAGCAGCCGAGGGGATGTTCAACGTGCGCACATACGGGGCGACCGGCGATGGTAAGACCGTCGACACACCGGCCGTTAACCGCGCTATCGAAGCTGCCGCCGCAAAAGGCGGCGGTATGGTCCTCTTCCCTGCTGGAACTTACGTTTGCTTCACTATCCACCTGCGCAGCAACGTGGATCTGTGCCTTTCACAGGGCTGCACGATCCTGGCCGCTGACTCGCCCAAACCCCACGAGACCACCGGCTACCAGGGCGGCACCTACGATCCCGCCGGCCCCGCCCAGCCCTGGGAGGCATACCAGGACTATGGCCACAACCACTGGCCCAACTCCCTCTTCTACGGCGAGAACATCCACGACTTCTCCATCACCGGCCCCGGCCTCATCCACGGCAAGGGTCTCTCCCACGGCACCGCCACCTCGCGCCCCGGCTACACCGACTTCGTCGCCGAGCAGCCCGGCGTAGGTGACAAAGCCATTGCGCTGAAGAATTGCCACAATGTCCTGCTCCGCGACTTCTCCGTCCTCCACGGCGGCCACTTTGCCCTGCTCGCCACCGGCGTCGACACCCTCACCCTCGACAACCTGCTCATCGATACCGAGCGCGACGGCTTCGACATCGACTGCTGCCATAACGTCCGCGTTTCGAACTGCACCGTCAACTCGCCCAACGACGACGGCATCTGCCCGAAATCCAGCTATGCCCTCGGCTACGCCCGCACCACAGAAAACGTCACTATCGCCAACTGCTTCGTCACCGGAGCCTACGTCCTCGGTAGCCTCATCGACGGCACCTGGAAGAAATCCGCCCGCGGCCGCGGCAACGGCCGCATCAAGTGCGGTACGGAGTCGAACGGCGGCTTCCGCAACATCGCCATCTCCAACTGCGTCCTCGAAGGCTCGGAAGGCATCGCCATCGAGACCGCCGACGGCGCTCTGGTTGAAGACATCGCCATCTCCAACATCACCCTGCGCGATACGGGCGACGCACCCATCTTCCTCCGCCTAAACCGCCGCAATCGTGGGCCGGCCGAAACGATGCGTCCCGGTGCTCTGCGCCGCGTTCTCATCTCGAACCTCGTCAGCTATAATTCATCCTCCATCGCCGCGCCCATCCTTTCCGGCATCCCCAACAACCTCATCGAAGACGTCAAGATCAACAACTGCTACTTCGCCAACACCGGTCTGCCCACCACCCTCGGCTCTGGCGCAAACGTCAAGCCCTTCCCCGATTGGCACACCATCCAGGTTCCCGAGATTGAAGAGGCCTATCCAGATCCCCGCCGCTTCGGCCCCACCCCCTCCAAGGGCCTCTTCATCCGCCACCTCAAGAACCTCGAACTCTCCCACGTAGAGTTCGCCTCTTCCGCACCCGACCCGCGCCCCGCTCTCTGGCTCGAAGATGTCCACCGAGCCGACTTCTTTGCCGTCACCGCCCCACCGCAACCCAACTTCGTCCTGCGCAACGTCACTGATCTGCGGATTCTCTGGTCGCGCGCCGCTAAAGATACGACCATCGAGCAAGCTGCAACTCAAACCGTTTAA
- a CDS encoding glycoside hydrolase family 28 protein, whose protein sequence is MNRRTVLQLLGTAGIAQAGVALGPFSKSQAKELLLRPQDFGAKVDGTTLDSPSINAAIDRAHGQGGGMVYLSPGIYLCGTVVLKSNVTLYIEAGAVILGSKDIKQYQQQPGQNSFSQKRHLILTQDAENVTLCGAGLIDGQGSSFWVPSGRQNVPPEEQWGDVASLYLKHRSEVSPMLEFVNCRHLNVEQIRIEGASGWTMRLLNCVGVVVDGIYIKNSVTGPNTDGMDITNSSDVRIANCSIDTGDDAICLKSENPYGDSIPSMRNVTVTNCTLTTCCNGFKFGTATKGGCENIVFSNSTIHNTAESKLGERVISGICLEMVDGGWLENVVITGICMQRTRTPIFLRLGARTPPRDGGKSYMRGVMISDVYATEAVLTNSITGLPGMPVEDVTLSNIHVETQEPGKREWTQREIPEVPRAYPEARMFGRLPAYGMYVRHARGIRMHNVVFESATTEQRPAVVCDDVTSLEIAGLRVPMQGNVSPVIDLRQTKDAWIRDGRAPKDAPSLVSVAGADSVEILVSGCDLLRAKQAVTIAADASQASVTLANNILSKNVS, encoded by the coding sequence ATGAATCGTCGCACTGTCCTGCAACTATTAGGCACAGCCGGAATCGCTCAAGCCGGTGTTGCTCTTGGCCCTTTCTCCAAGTCGCAGGCCAAAGAGCTTCTACTTCGGCCGCAGGACTTCGGCGCCAAGGTCGACGGCACCACGCTGGACTCGCCGTCGATCAATGCGGCCATCGACCGTGCGCACGGACAGGGTGGCGGGATGGTTTATCTAAGCCCCGGCATCTACCTTTGTGGCACCGTTGTCCTCAAGAGCAATGTGACACTGTATATAGAGGCTGGCGCGGTGATTCTCGGCAGTAAGGATATCAAGCAATATCAGCAGCAGCCTGGGCAAAACTCCTTTTCACAAAAGCGCCACTTGATCCTTACGCAGGACGCCGAAAATGTAACTCTCTGCGGCGCAGGCCTGATTGATGGACAGGGATCATCATTCTGGGTACCGTCGGGACGGCAGAACGTTCCTCCCGAGGAGCAGTGGGGCGACGTCGCGTCGCTCTACCTGAAACACCGATCCGAAGTTTCTCCGATGCTGGAGTTTGTGAACTGTCGCCATCTAAATGTGGAGCAGATTCGAATCGAGGGCGCTTCGGGCTGGACGATGCGCTTGCTCAACTGCGTAGGCGTGGTCGTCGACGGCATATACATCAAGAATTCGGTGACCGGTCCCAACACAGATGGCATGGATATCACGAACTCGAGCGACGTGCGCATTGCCAACTGCTCGATCGATACCGGCGACGACGCGATCTGCCTAAAGAGCGAGAATCCGTATGGCGATTCCATACCTTCCATGCGCAATGTCACGGTGACAAATTGCACGCTCACCACCTGTTGCAATGGGTTCAAGTTCGGCACAGCCACAAAAGGCGGCTGCGAGAATATCGTCTTCTCGAACTCCACGATTCATAATACGGCGGAGAGCAAACTCGGTGAACGGGTGATCTCAGGAATATGTTTGGAAATGGTCGATGGCGGCTGGCTCGAAAATGTAGTCATCACAGGCATCTGCATGCAGCGCACACGCACTCCGATCTTTCTGCGTCTCGGCGCGCGAACGCCTCCCCGCGACGGCGGTAAATCTTATATGCGTGGAGTGATGATTAGCGATGTCTACGCGACGGAAGCTGTTCTCACAAACTCCATCACCGGTTTGCCCGGCATGCCAGTTGAGGATGTCACGTTGTCGAACATTCATGTGGAGACCCAGGAACCCGGCAAACGCGAGTGGACGCAACGTGAGATTCCCGAGGTGCCGCGGGCCTATCCAGAGGCGCGCATGTTCGGCAGGCTACCGGCGTACGGCATGTACGTGCGTCACGCCCGCGGTATACGCATGCATAATGTCGTCTTCGAATCCGCTACGACAGAGCAGCGACCGGCCGTGGTCTGCGACGACGTTACGTCTCTAGAGATTGCAGGGTTGCGTGTTCCGATGCAAGGAAACGTATCTCCCGTTATCGATCTGCGGCAGACAAAGGACGCGTGGATCCGCGACGGGCGGGCACCGAAAGACGCGCCCAGCCTGGTTAGCGTGGCCGGTGCCGATTCGGTTGAGATTCTGGTGAGCGGGTGTGACCTGCTGAGAGCGAAGCAGGCTGTAACCATAGCTGCGGACGCCTCGCAGGCAAGCGTGACGCTTGCCAACAATATTTTGAGCAAGAATGTCTCGTGA
- a CDS encoding DUF1080 domain-containing protein, translating to MSVLLRGQFDNQVKNDLSTYAISNANAMALLSAVVKQINKVVAGPSIFTADRFHEIKLRPETQALLQQNPGGEQLGRLNRMLLEDAFPVEIARSVDTGWIVKDGTMASTGAGRGVIYTAQDYSSYRLIFSVRHVFGHPDHQAGVLIFCKRPEGDELPLDALGGIQFQIPMGSHWDYRPDKNNSGDSYFTTITKSSFDRHAWSQVELLVDAGKGTARMAIAQPPGSKGIELVDFKDPSAGRTGPIAWQMHNPGLFDEYKDISIEFDPKQDALITTKQGK from the coding sequence ATGTCCGTGCTTCTGCGTGGGCAATTCGATAATCAGGTGAAAAATGATCTGAGCACGTATGCCATATCGAATGCGAATGCCATGGCGCTGCTCTCGGCTGTAGTGAAACAAATCAACAAGGTTGTGGCTGGACCTTCCATTTTTACGGCAGACCGCTTCCATGAAATCAAGCTTCGACCGGAGACGCAGGCGTTGCTTCAGCAGAACCCTGGCGGCGAGCAACTGGGGCGTCTGAACAGAATGTTGCTGGAGGATGCGTTTCCTGTCGAAATAGCAAGAAGCGTGGACACGGGTTGGATAGTGAAGGACGGCACGATGGCAAGCACGGGCGCAGGACGCGGCGTCATCTACACCGCTCAGGACTATTCCAGTTACCGTCTGATTTTCAGCGTGCGACACGTATTCGGACATCCCGACCACCAGGCGGGCGTTCTGATCTTTTGCAAGCGTCCGGAGGGAGACGAGCTGCCACTTGATGCACTTGGCGGAATCCAGTTTCAGATACCCATGGGTTCGCATTGGGACTACCGCCCTGACAAAAACAATTCTGGAGACTCGTACTTCACGACAATAACCAAGAGTTCGTTCGATCGACATGCCTGGAGCCAGGTCGAACTTTTAGTGGATGCAGGGAAGGGTACGGCGCGAATGGCAATCGCCCAGCCACCCGGAAGCAAAGGCATCGAACTTGTCGACTTCAAAGATCCATCGGCTGGCAGAACAGGACCCATTGCCTGGCAGATGCATAATCCCGGCCTGTTCGATGAGTACAAGGACATCAGCATCGAGTTCGATCCGAAACAGGATGCCCTGATTACGACCAAGCAAGGTAAGTGA
- a CDS encoding glycoside hydrolase family 27 protein, which produces MAPYRVLDNGENDRMLLDLRQIGAQVNGTVTTIGHVFQLEGTMTGNHFAMFTSKRDIKPRMVGDVAGNELHLTWEGHPLVAVPAKPGDEYPTFEHIEPPALHNVPYNGLAKTPPMGWNSWNLFQSTIDDKTVREIADAMVTSGMRDAGYVYVNIDDTWQGVRDAQGNLQPNKKFPDMKALADYVHSKGLKLGIYSSPGPRTCADYPGSYGHEEQDAKTYAAWGIDYLKYDWCGARMIYSNDVLQPVYQKMGDALLKAGRPIVYSLCEYGNGHVETWGAKVGGNLWRTTGDITDTWAHMIANIEKQVPTAPYAGPGHWNDPDMLEIGNGHMTDEEYRTHMSLWALSAGPLLAGNDIRSMTPAIKEILLNREVIAVDQDALGRQATPVKNGDLETWVKPLANGSVAVGVVNMSAAETTASVKASDLGLGNKVKSARDLWRHTNVKFRNGVYTAKIPPHGVLMLRVSAKK; this is translated from the coding sequence ATGGCTCCCTATCGCGTGCTGGATAACGGCGAGAACGACCGAATGCTTCTGGATCTTCGCCAGATCGGCGCACAAGTGAACGGAACCGTAACGACAATCGGCCACGTCTTCCAGTTGGAAGGAACGATGACTGGGAATCACTTCGCAATGTTTACATCGAAACGTGATATCAAGCCGCGAATGGTAGGCGATGTAGCCGGCAATGAGCTGCACCTGACATGGGAGGGCCATCCTCTGGTGGCTGTGCCGGCCAAACCTGGAGATGAATACCCGACGTTCGAGCATATCGAGCCCCCAGCCCTGCACAACGTGCCCTACAACGGGCTGGCCAAGACTCCGCCTATGGGGTGGAATAGCTGGAATCTGTTCCAAAGCACGATTGACGATAAGACCGTCCGTGAGATTGCAGATGCGATGGTCACAAGCGGCATGCGAGACGCCGGTTATGTCTACGTGAACATCGACGACACCTGGCAGGGAGTGCGCGATGCGCAAGGCAATCTTCAGCCGAACAAAAAATTCCCGGACATGAAGGCGCTTGCAGATTATGTGCATTCAAAGGGCCTGAAGCTTGGCATTTATTCCTCGCCCGGGCCGCGCACCTGTGCAGACTACCCGGGTAGCTATGGCCATGAAGAGCAGGATGCGAAGACCTATGCAGCATGGGGGATCGACTACCTTAAGTATGACTGGTGCGGCGCTCGCATGATCTACAGCAACGATGTTCTGCAACCTGTCTATCAGAAGATGGGCGACGCTCTTCTCAAGGCCGGGCGGCCCATCGTTTATAGCCTCTGCGAGTACGGCAACGGCCATGTCGAGACGTGGGGAGCGAAGGTAGGTGGAAACCTCTGGCGCACAACAGGAGATATCACTGATACATGGGCCCACATGATCGCGAACATTGAGAAGCAGGTTCCAACCGCGCCCTATGCAGGTCCGGGGCATTGGAACGATCCGGATATGCTCGAGATCGGCAACGGCCACATGACCGACGAGGAGTACCGAACCCACATGAGCCTATGGGCGTTGAGTGCTGGTCCGCTACTCGCTGGCAATGACATCCGCAGCATGACACCGGCAATCAAGGAGATTTTACTGAACCGTGAAGTAATCGCGGTGGATCAGGATGCATTGGGCAGGCAGGCAACTCCGGTAAAGAATGGAGACTTGGAAACGTGGGTGAAGCCGCTTGCCAATGGCTCGGTTGCAGTTGGCGTTGTGAATATGAGCGCCGCCGAGACCACCGCCAGCGTCAAGGCGAGCGACCTTGGGCTTGGCAACAAGGTCAAGTCGGCACGCGATCTCTGGAGGCATACGAACGTAAAGTTCCGCAACGGCGTGTATACGGCAAAGATCCCACCGCATGGAGTACTGATGCTTCGGGTCAGTGCGAAAAAATAA